Part of the Cytophagia bacterium CHB2 genome is shown below.
AGCGCCGGTGTCTCGGCAAAATCCAAAACCCAAATGAACTCACTGGCCGCCTCGGCATAGTTGTTTTCTTTGAACGCAATCATCCCCAGCGCATAATGCGCATAATCCACATAACGGCTTTTGGCGTTGGCTTCCAGTAAACGGTTAAACGCCTCGGTTGCCTGGCTGTATTGCCCCAATTGATAGAGGCTCTGGCCTTGCATAAACAAACCGGAGGTGTAAAGCTCGTCCTGCGAGCCGCGCTCGACGATCCGGTTGAATTGCTCCAGCGCTTGCTCGAAATTGGCTTGATTATACGCCGTAACGGCGCGCTGAAAAGCCAGCTTCGGATCACGCCGGGTTTCTTGCGAAAGCGCGGTAGAAACAGCAATGCCCAGCAAAAGCCAGGCATAGCGAGAGCAGGCAAATGAATGTTTCATTCGACGGTTACACTCTTGGCTAGATTTCGCGGTTGATCCACGTCGCAGCCGCGCAGGATCGCGATGTAATACGCGAGCAGTTGCAGTGGAATGATAGTCAAAATCGGCGTCAACACCTCGAGAGTGGGCGGAATATAAATGACATGATCGGTGTGCCGCTTGATTTCCTGATCGCCCTCGGTCGCAATGGCGATGACGCGGCCGCGGCGCGCGCGGACTTCCTCGATGTTGCTC
Proteins encoded:
- a CDS encoding tetratricopeptide repeat protein, with the protein product MKHSFACSRYAWLLLGIAVSTALSQETRRDPKLAFQRAVTAYNQANFEQALEQFNRIVERGSQDELYTSGLFMQGQSLYQLGQYSQATEAFNRLLEANAKSRYVDYAHYALGMIAFKENNYAEAASEFIWVLDFAETPALRDKAAKLAETLFNDYLQPNDLRRKLRRNYLGENGLALLAIVLAKNEYAQGRRSEGQKIVDNFLRAHPNTRFSKQLEQLKISPQQEFSSPARIG